ACAAGTATAAGCTATATTTGATTATTGTTGAtaaagtttgaatttgtttATGGGAAGGAAGTtggaatttaattatttgactcTGACAAATGCAATCAGAGGGTTTATGGTTAAGTTAGCGGTGATCATTTACTGGAAAGGTTTCAGTGCAGCTTGTGCTGTAATGAAGTGATAGCAGGGTTGATTTGCAATTAGGTTAGTTATGGCCTATCAAGCACGGACTTGGACATGGGACACAACACGGCTAAAATCTAAAACATAGGACATAGGGAcacaacattatatatatatatatatatatatatatatatatatatatatatatatatatatatatatatatatatatgatcaacatgaaaaaaaatgtaagttgATAATTAAGATTTATATCAAGACGAACAAAGGATGTACCAAAAACACATGAAAGGAGAGGAAAGTTAGTGaactagaaaagaaaaacaagacgAAGTGATAAACAAAGGGTCCTCTAATGTGAAGTCAGCCAAGCAAGACGACCAGACATCAACAAGGCAATGATGAATGGAAAATAACCAATGATAATGACGTACTCGAGAATGTGAACAGATGGTGTTGTGCAAAAGGGGCAAATCACAAACGTGCATAGAAGAGAAGAAGGCAAAACGTTACGTGAAAGAGAAAGAGGTTACCAAAATatgctaatttttttaagaaaaaaatataatctcattttttaggttgatttttgataaaaaaaaaaatcagataagTATCTATTGTGTGTCCAGAGAAGTGTCTGCTGTGTGTCCAGCTGTTTAGAGAAGTGTCTGTGGCATGTCGAagccccaaaaaaaaaattggacacTGCAAACACATGTCCCACACAGTGTCCGCCACGTGTCCGAGGAGTGTTGGTGTCGGAAATGTGTCCAACACGTGGACATGGCATTCATCGGAAGTGTTCGTGCTTCCTAAGTTATGGCCATCTCCTGGGCAAGTATTAATGCAGCCCCTGTAGTCATGAAGCAATAACAGGGCTGGATACACTGTAAGTTAGCTCTGTCCATCTACCAGATAGGTTTCAATGCAGTTTGTGGTGGTGTTGTCGTGAAGTGATGAGCGGGGTGAGGTGCAATTAAGATTTATATGATTCACATATCAACAAATGATCGCATAAATAAGACTTAAATGcaataaaaacataaactaaTCAAGATAAGCAATACTGGAAACATGATAACATTTAAGTACACAGCCAACTAACTACAGGTCAAGTCAGAAGACACAACAAAAAGTATATCAGCAGACAGCCTTCTTGCTTTCTTTATTCTTGCATGCATGCAACCTAGGTCAGTTAACAATCTAAGGGTGGATTTCTCGGTCATATTTGGTTTGGATGATTGTATTTGACTGAAAAGTCTCTTTGGATTAGATCTGTTGAGTGTTTTAAGGATAAGAGTCAAATTGCCAAAATTTCATAAAGTGCCATCAGCTACTTTTCTGCATCAATAAGAAGTAGCTCTTCACAGACGAGTCGTACAAACTCCTTGCCTCAGTAGATAGGCAGCCAAATCAGCCACCTTGTGACAGCATTAATGTAACACAATTAAGGCCTTTATATTCCTTTTTGTTCCCAGATAGGCATTTCCTTTTCCATCTATGTTTTTTCCCAGAAAGGATTAGTTGTGTAATCAACACACACTGAAAACTCACATATGTTTGCTCCATTACATTTTAACTCCATATATGTAGAGTGCCACATTAAATCTTTTCTCTAGTAGTGAAATTGTAAACGTTGATGGGTTAGTCTAGTTTTTAGATTGCTCATCCCTATGCTTATGATAGTTGTCTAATTTATTAAAGAACACATTTATAAGTCTCATGTTAATGACGCTTTCAAGCATGTTGGTTTAATAAATGCAGATATGATTACTCTGGTTATGGGCAGTCATCAGGGAAGGTAATTACTCTACTTTTCTTTCTGGATTTATTCGCTTCTTTTGATCCTGGCATGATACTTATCCGGATATCATTGCACAGCCAAGTGAGAATAATACTTATGCGGACATTGAAGCTGCATATAAGTATCTTGAAGAGAACTATGGTACTAAGCAAGAAGACATAATCCTTTATGGTCAATCAGTTGGAAGTGGTCCTACTTTGGATCTTGCCACTCGTTTACCCCGACTAAGGGCTGTTGTTCTCCACAGTCCTATACTATCAGGATTGAGAGTCATGTACCCTGTGAAACGGACATACTGGTTTGACATTTACAAGGTCAGATACTTTGTCATTGTCCTATATGCTTTGGTTTCCTTTTTCTCAAGAAAACTATTTACATGGACCTGAACATAGTTGTGTTATTCTTGCGCAGAACATTGACAAAATTCCATTGGTGAAGTGTCCAGTGCTGATAATTCATGTAAGCACTCAATACTTATTACATTGAATATCCACTTTCTATTGTTATCATATGGATGTTATCATATTTTCTGTGGTCACTGTAAGTTGTAACTGTTATCCAATCAACAATCCCTGTAGTTGTTGCAGTCCTTAACTCATAGTGCTTGCCTTGGAGCTTTGTGTTCAAAATGATAAATCTGCCTCTTTtttattcaagtatttttttttcccctGTTGACCATTGCAATGAAAACCAAGATAAGTGGAGAACGATACATTTCATTAGCATGAGCTTGCTAATTTAATAAAGTAGAGTCTCTTCATTGAAGCTGACTTAACTGGCATTGAGGTCAAACAGACATTGAAGTGTTGTGGATACAAGAGACATCAGTGTGTTGCAGATATAAGCTTGTTAAATTGCTTTCTTGTAAATATTGTGACTTTACACTTATGGCTTTCTTATCATAACTTTTTGGGTACAAGTATTGCTTAACTAATTTACAATCATTCTTATACTTTATTCAGGGAACCGATGATGAGGTTGTCGATTGCTCTCATGGCAAGCAATTGTGGGAACTTTGTAAAGAGAAATATGAACCTTTATGGCTCAAAGGAGGGAACCACTGTAATCTGGAACTCTATCCAGAATACCTACGACATCTCAGAAAATTCATATCAATAATAGAAAACTCACCATCGCAGGGGCAAACTTTGTGGAAAAGCATAGGTGGAGTTGAAGAAGCCAGAAGAAGTGTTGATTGTTTTGAAGCTCCGAGGATGAGTGCTGATCTAAGGGACAAACCAAGGAAAAGCACTGATAAACAAGAACAACTGAAATTTCAAGGGCATAAGTTGAGTAATGTTGAAACAGTTGAGAAATCAAGGATCTCTTTTGATCATGTGGCAAGATCTCAAAGAAACAAAGAGAACCATGATAAATCTCGAAAAAGCGTTGATGTTCATTTTGGGAGGGCGAGGAAGAGCTTTGACTGGCTGGATAAAATTCGAGCTCGCTGAAGCTCTTGAAGAAGCATCTGGATAATTGGTAATGGGATTGGTATAGGGAGAGAGATAGAACACATACATAGTTACTCACATTGGGGGTTGGGGGGTATGTTTAACTAATGTGTTACAGTATGCTAATGTTGTTGGCGTGGTTTCTTGCATTGTTCTTGTAGATTTGGATATGTTGGGATTTCAAGAGATTCTAACCTTGTTTTAGTGTTAGTCTTAGAAATGAAGCTAATGGTTAAAGGCTGAAGGGGGCGATTTATTATGACTTGTAAAAATTCACATGATAAAATCTTCCTTGTTCTTATCccaactaatttaaaattagctTATCTTCATATTATTGCTTGTAGCTTCTTCACATTGTTACAAATTGGTTGAATTTTGCAAAATGAGATAACTTGCCTGAATTGGGGCAGCGATTTTTTAACAGAACTTATTAATACTAGATCAGATACAAATTTGGAATACCAAGATTCATATAAGGTGGTTTGTTACTTGCAATCTATTGATGTAGTAACAAAATTTAGTAATTTGTACGTGAAATTTGTGTAAAAATAAGCATCATTTGCTAACTACTTATATTTTGATGATTGGGAAAGAATAACTACTCATATTGGAGTAAATATGAATTTTGATTACTTCTTTCTTATATTGGCTTTCTGGAAAGTTATTGTCTCAttgaatacatatttttttgagagatttttccttttcctttttttttggggAGTCTTGTTGGATACATATTCGACTATTATAAGCAAgaagaaacaatatttttccttattacttttttattatagtatTTAAGGTTTGAATACCTATTAATGTTAATCACACTATTATTTCACaatatacaatttttatatttttaatatgtaacaaatatctattatttgttaaaatcaaaatttataaaaataaaaaattataatgttataataataattaattgctAGCGGTATAATTTTAATACAAATGAATTGTATTTATTGTTAAGTTTAATGTCACTTTTGGTCTATTATATTTCgtagttgttttgttttggtgctaagttttaaaagttttatcctgatccattatgttttttaaatatatcattttaatcatgttttgaattttatgtaaaaaa
This genomic interval from Glycine max cultivar Williams 82 chromosome 5, Glycine_max_v4.0, whole genome shotgun sequence contains the following:
- the LOC100785117 gene encoding alpha/beta hydrolase domain-containing protein 17B, producing the protein MGGVTSSMAAKMAFFPPNPASYKVVEEAATGALVLEAFPRRENVRVVKFGTRRGTEIVGVYIAHPMAKSTILYSHGNAADIGLMFELFVDLSTHLRVNLFGYDYSGYGQSSGKPSENNTYADIEAAYKYLEENYGTKQEDIILYGQSVGSGPTLDLATRLPRLRAVVLHSPILSGLRVMYPVKRTYWFDIYKNIDKIPLVKCPVLIIHGTDDEVVDCSHGKQLWELCKEKYEPLWLKGGNHCNLELYPEYLRHLRKFISIIENSPSQGQTLWKSIGGVEEARRSVDCFEAPRMSADLRDKPRKSTDKQEQLKFQGHKLSNVETVEKSRISFDHVARSQRNKENHDKSRKSVDVHFGRARKSFDWLDKIRAR